In Exiguobacterium acetylicum, the genomic stretch AATCGTACAACTGGGGTTATGATCCGAAGAACTATAACGCACCAGAAGGATCGTATGCGACAAATCCATATAATCCAAAAGTCCGAATCACAGAAATGAAACAGATGATTCAAGGGCTACATGACAATGGACTTCGTGCTGTCATGGATGTCGTTTACAACCACATGTTTGACGCAAAAGCATCAAACCTTGATAAAATCGTTCCTGGTTATTACTACCGTTATACAGAAGGCGGCGATTTAGCAAACGGAACGGGTGTCGGAAACGACACAGCGTCTGAGCGTCAAATGATGCACAAATTGATCGTTGACTCTGTCTCTTACTGGGCGAAAGAATACCACTGGGACGGATTCCGCTTTGACTTAATGGGTATTCACGACGTCAAGACGATGAATGCTGTCAAACAGGCGACAAAACGAATTGATCCGTCGATTCTCGTATTCGGAGAAGGATGGAGCCTTGGAACACCGCTTCCAGATTCAGAGAAGGCCAACCAAACGAATACAAAACAAATGCCTGGAATCGGACATTTCAATGACAATCTACGCGATGCGCTCAAAGGTAGCGTCTTCATCGATTCAGATGCTGGTTTCATTAACGGAGCAACTGGTCTTGAAACGCGCATCAAACGTGGAATTGTCGGAGAGATTGCTTATGACAAAGAGATTCAAGGATTTACGCAAGAACCAGATCAAGCGATCACTTACGTTGAAGCACATGATAATCATACGCTTTGGGATAAGTTGAACCTGACGAATCCACAAGACAATGACGCAACGAAGACAAAGATGCATCGTTTGGCTTCAAGTATCTTGTTGACGTCACAAGGAACAACGTTCATCCATGCAGGACAGGACTTCATGCGGACGAAGGGCGGAGACCATAACTCGTATAAATCACCGGATTCTGTCAATCAGCTCGATTGGAAACGGAAAATGGACCGTCAACAAGACGTTGATTATATGACAGGATTGATCGAGTTACGCAAAAAGAATCCAGTACTTCATTTAGCAACAGCAAAAGACATTCGTCGTTACCTGACGTTTGAAACAGCACCGGCACAAGTCATCGCTTATCGACTAGATGATGCTGCGCCACAACAAAAGGATGATCTCTACGTCATTCATAATGCGAATCGAACAGCAGTCGATATGAAGCTACCGACAGGAAAATGGAAGTTGCTTGTAGACGGTAAACAAGCAGGAACCAAAGCAATCCGTAAAGTATCAGGTACGGTTCGTGTCGAAGGACTTAGCTCATTCGTCTTATCAAAATAAGTGAACAGATAAAAAAGGACGTTCCGCAGTTGGCGGAACGTCCTTTTCGTCAGTCGAGAAACGTGCAATCAAGCGTAACGCTCATCCGTTTCTTCGTTCTCTTCTTCTTTCAGATTACCTTCTTCCGATTTCGAGACGATGACGGCACATGCTGCGTCACCAGTAATGTTGACGGCTGTCCGCATCATATCAAGAAGACGATCGACACCGATGATCAAAGCAATTCCTTCGACCGGTAGATTGACCGATTGAAGAACCATCGTCAGCATGACGAGACCGACACCCGGTACACCGGCTGTACCGACTGATGCAAGAACAGCTGTCAGGACGACCGTCGCAAGTTGACCTGGCGTTAAATCAACCGCGTAGACTTGCGCGATGAAGACAGTCGCGACACCTTGCATGATCGCTGTTCCATCCATATTGATCGTCGCACCAAGAGGTTGGACGAAACTTGAGACGGAACGCGGAACCTTCAACTCTTTTTGAGCCGTTTGCATCGCAACAGGAAGTGTTGCGTTCGACGAAGACGTCGAGAAAGCAAACAGCATGACAGGTGCGAACTTCTTAAAGAAGAAGAATGGGTTCATCTTCCCAAGAAGTGAAACGGTCGAACCATACGTCAATACGGAATGGACAAATAGTGACAAGATGACGACACCCATATAAAGTCCCATCGCCTTTAGGGAGTTAAGTCCTTGAGAACCGACGGCTGATGCGATCAGAGCGAATGCTCCAAGCGGAGCCATCTTCATGACAAGTGTGATCAAGTACGTCATTAAATCATTACCCTGCTCGATGAATGTCCGTAACGTCGAGACTTTTTGACCGAGGAACGTGATCCCAAAACCGATAAAGACACTGAAGACGATGATTTGCAACATGTTGCCTTCTGCCATCGACGTGATCGGGTTCGTCGGGAACATACCGACGATTGTGTTGATTATGCTTGTATCTGGTAGATT encodes the following:
- a CDS encoding dicarboxylate/amino acid:cation symporter, whose product is MKEAKRIIWGLILGVILGIILASLPDKSIYEGLNKYALQPIGTIFLNLIKMLVVPIVFFSIALGVMGLGNPKELGRVGGKAITYFMTTTAVAIVIALGLSLLIKPGTFGNFETQGLEYDNGNLPDTSIINTIVGMFPTNPITSMAEGNMLQIIVFSVFIGFGITFLGQKVSTLRTFIEQGNDLMTYLITLVMKMAPLGAFALIASAVGSQGLNSLKAMGLYMGVVILSLFVHSVLTYGSTVSLLGKMNPFFFFKKFAPVMLFAFSTSSSNATLPVAMQTAQKELKVPRSVSSFVQPLGATINMDGTAIMQGVATVFIAQVYAVDLTPGQLATVVLTAVLASVGTAGVPGVGLVMLTMVLQSVNLPVEGIALIIGVDRLLDMMRTAVNITGDAACAVIVSKSEEGNLKEEENEETDERYA